In the genome of Montipora foliosa isolate CH-2021 chromosome 3, ASM3666993v2, whole genome shotgun sequence, one region contains:
- the LOC137997072 gene encoding flavin reductase (NADPH)-like isoform X1: protein MNKMAAENSDSKQLKLVVFGGSGLTGKEIVNQALEGGHHVTAVVRDPAKIEKKHPNLELFKGDACDVESFASVLVGKDAVMSCLGVVASIFNPTTFYSESLHALLEGMKRCEVKRLVTMTAWCTQPGPNNKWLVDWIINPLLLNGMIKDMATMEEMLERTDPEMLDYTIVRPCGLVNGERTGRYKVEEGQCNTGTRYFITRADVAEFMLNTLESKDYSRKGFAVAGL from the exons atgaacaaaatggcggccgaaaacAGCGATTCAAAACAGTTAAAACTTGTAGTTTTTGGAGGATCGGGGCTAACAGGAAAGGAGATCGTGAACCAAGCACTTGAAGGAGGCCACCACGTTACAGCTGTTGTTCGAGATCCTGCGAAAATCGAAAAGAA GCATCCTAACTTAGAGTTATTTAAGGGGGATGCTTGTGATGTGGAGAGTTTTGCTTCTGTCCTCGTGGGCAAGGATGCTGTGATGTCATGTTTGGGAGTGGTTGCCAGTATATTCAACCCAACAACGTTTTACTCCGAATCTTTGCATGCACTATTGGAAGGAATGAAGAG ATGTGAGGTTAAAAGACTGGTGACCATGACTGCATGGTGTACTCAACCAGGACCAAATAACAAATGGCTTGTAGACTGGATTATCAACCCACTTCTACTGAATGGTATGATAAAAGACATGGCAACAATGGAGGAGATGCTGGAGAGAACGGATCCTGAAATGTTGGATTACACCATTGTGAGACCGTGTGGTTTGGTTAATG GTGAACGAACTGGGAGGTACAAGGTCGAAGAGGGACAATGTAACACAGGCACCAGATATTTCATCACGCGCGCTGATGTTGCTGAATTTATGCTCAACACTTTGGAAAGTAAAGATTACAGCAGGAAAGGATTTGCAGTAGCAGGATTGTAA
- the LOC137997072 gene encoding flavin reductase (NADPH)-like isoform X2 has product MNKMAAENSDSKQLKLVVFGGSGLTGKEIVNQALEGGHHVTAVVRDPAKIEKKHPNLELFKGDACDVESFASVLVGKDAVMSCLGVVASIFNPTTFYSESLHALLEGMKRCEVKRLVTMTAWCTQPGPNNKWLVDWIINPLLLNGMIKDMATMEEMLERTDPEMLDYTIVRPCGLVNGRCLLLLLRIRFAHLQILGFPIGDAY; this is encoded by the exons atgaacaaaatggcggccgaaaacAGCGATTCAAAACAGTTAAAACTTGTAGTTTTTGGAGGATCGGGGCTAACAGGAAAGGAGATCGTGAACCAAGCACTTGAAGGAGGCCACCACGTTACAGCTGTTGTTCGAGATCCTGCGAAAATCGAAAAGAA GCATCCTAACTTAGAGTTATTTAAGGGGGATGCTTGTGATGTGGAGAGTTTTGCTTCTGTCCTCGTGGGCAAGGATGCTGTGATGTCATGTTTGGGAGTGGTTGCCAGTATATTCAACCCAACAACGTTTTACTCCGAATCTTTGCATGCACTATTGGAAGGAATGAAGAG ATGTGAGGTTAAAAGACTGGTGACCATGACTGCATGGTGTACTCAACCAGGACCAAATAACAAATGGCTTGTAGACTGGATTATCAACCCACTTCTACTGAATGGTATGATAAAAGACATGGCAACAATGGAGGAGATGCTGGAGAGAACGGATCCTGAAATGTTGGATTACACCATTGTGAGACCGTGTGGTTTGGTTAATG gacggtgcctactattgttattgcgcatacgttttgcgcatctccagatactcggatttcctatcggtgatgcttactaa